In Mycobacterium branderi, the DNA window GTAGGCCGCCAGCACCGGTTGCGCGCGATCCAAATCGAACGCCGCGACAATGGCGTTGTCCCGAAGCCCGGTCAGTCCCACCGCGAGCGCGTCGGCCGGGCGCATCGGCAGCAGACCGGTGGCGGTCACCTTCGCCAGGCCGGCGGCATCCAGACTGTGGACCGTCCACTGACCCCACTGCACCGACACGCAATCGAGACCCTCGGCGCGCAACCGGTGCGCCATGGCGTCGAGCATTCGATTGGCAGCGGCGTAGACAATCTGGCCGCGACCGCAGATTGTCGCCGCCGCCGACGAACACAGCACGATGCGGCAGGTGCCGGTCCGCGGAAATGCGTGCAGCAGGCGCCAGATGCCGACCACCTTGGCGTGCAACGCACCCTCGACCTTGTCGGCGGTGACGTTCTGCCATTCGATATCCGAATATGCCAGCGCCGCATGGATTATCAGATCCGCCGGCACGTCGCCGTGGTTCTCGGCCAGTCGCGACACCGCCGCCTCGTCGCCGACATCACATGTGGGCGTCTCGATCCGCGTCGAGGTGGCCGAGCGAATCTGCCGCAGTCGATCGGCGACTGCCGCGGTTTCTCCCGAGCGGCTCACCAGCGTGATCCGGCGTGCGCCGCGGCGAGCGAAGTGTTCGCAGAATTCCAGCCCCAGATTGCCGGTACCGCCGGTGATCAGCACGTGCTCGGGAGGATTCGCCTCGGCAGCGTCGCCCGCCGTGCCCTGGGTGATCCGCTTGGCGTACAGACCACCGTCGCGCAGCGCGAGCTCGGACTCCTCCTTCGTGTGCAGCGCTGCAAGGATTGCGGTCGCGGATTCCGCAGATGGCGGTCCGGCGGGCAGGTCGAGGTGGCGGAAGCTCACCCGCGGAAATTCGGCGCCGATACTGCGGAAGCCGGCGCTGGCCGCCGCGTGCACCAGATCCGGCGGCGGATCGCCGGCGACCACCTTCTCGCCGCCCACGGTCACCAGCCAACAGTCCGTAACCCTGTCGGTGATGACCGGCCACCAATCGCGATTCCCGAAGAACGACGCGACCTCGGTCGCTGCTGCGGCGTCGTCCTGTTTGGGCGATGGCGGCACGATAATGACGTAGGTGTCGAGATCTGCTGCGCTGTCATGGTTTTGGGGGTCAACGACGCGTGCGGTGGCGCCGGCGTCTCCCGCTGCCGCACCGAGTGCGTCGGCCAGTTGGGAGCAGGACCCGGTGTAGTCGACGATGCCGATAGCGCGCGGCGGTATCAGTGAGCGCTGCGCCAGACGGATCCACTGCTCGGCCAGCAGTTGCGGCCGGGGGTGTTCTGCATTGGGCGTGGCGCTGGGCCGGCTCTCGGATGCCCCGCCGTCATAGGGCAGCCACAGCGGCACTTCGTTCATACGGGTGTTGGGGAAATCGGGGAGCGGCAGCGGAGTCGGGCCGGCCGACTCGGTGCCCAGGCTTTCCCATCGGTAATCCAGGTCATGGACCGCCAGCAGCGCCAGACTGCGGGTGAAATCGCGGAGGCTGCGGGCATTTCGGTTCGACGTGCCGATCACCATGGTCGTGCGGTCGCCGACGACGCCACTGAGGTTTTCCTCGATGGCCAACTGCAGCGTCGGATGTTCGGCCAATTCGACGAAGGTGTCGGCGCCGAGCGGCAATGCCGCCGCGACCGCCTTGTCGAATCGAACGGTGTTGCGCAGGTTCCAGAACCAATAGTGGTCGACCGGTAGGTCGGTGCCGAGCGGGCCGCCGAGGGTGGCACCCACGCAGGGGATGTCCGTGTCGCGGAAGGCGGGGTTCTGCAGCTGGCGCTGCGCGGCGGCGCGGACCTTCTCGGCAAGCGCATTGATCATGCTGGTGTGCGCGGGGTAACGAACCCGGATGATCCGCGCGAACGTGCCCCGCTCAGTGAGTGTGTCCACGATGCGCTGCACCGCGTCGCGCTCACCTGAGATTCCGGTCATTCCAGGCGAATTGACGACAGAGAGCTCTGCCCAGCCTGTGCTGCGCGCAAGTTCACTTTCGCAGGTGTCGCGGTCGGCGGCCAGAACGGCCATGGCGTAGTCACCGGTGATGAACTCGTCGGCCGCGTGTGCCCGGATTTCCACAAGCTGCACGGCGTCGGCCAGGGTGATCGCGCCGGACACATAGGCCGCGGCGATCTCGCCCTGGCTGTGCCCGATCGTGATCTTCGGTTCGACACCGAATGACCGCCACATCGCGGCCAGGCCCGCCATTTGGGCGAACAACGCGGGCTGGACCGTGGCGGCGGTGTCTTCGGCCGGAAGACCGTCTGTCAGAAGGTAATCCAGCGGCGATTCGCCGCTGACGCTGCAGAAGGCGGCCACGCAGCCATCGACCTCGGCGCGGTACGCGGGCACCGATTCGTAGAAGATTCGGCCCATCCCGGGTCGCTGGCCGCCCTGACCGGGAAAGACAAAGGCGACATTGCGCATTGTGGCGGGGGTGTCATTGCACACCACCGAACCATGTTGGCGGCCATCGGCAATTGCGGTACACGCGTCGAGCAACTCGTCGCGGTCGGCGACCATGGCCAACGCCCGATACGGGCGTGCGGTCCGGGTGCGAAACAGCATGGCGGCGATAGCATCTGGTGCTGTCTGCGGGTGAGTCGTCGCATAGCCGAGCAACGCGGCGGCCTCCTCGCGAACCAGGTCCGGTGTCGGCGCGGACAGCAGGATGGGAACGGTGCCGTCGGGCAGCCGGTAGCTACGAATCGTCACTGGTCTCACTCACTGGCATGGCGATGATGGCGTGCGCGTTGGCGCCTCCGGCCCCAAACGACGACGCGGCACCGTAACGGACACCGTCCTTGGGTTCCCACCGGTGCAGCTTGGTGGCCAGTCGCATACCGACGAGATCCCAGTCCAGCTTGGTGGTTGGGTTGTCCGAGAACAGGGTTGGCGGAATGCAGCCGTGCTGCCCTGCGAGCAACAGCTTGATCAGTCCAAGAATGCCGGATGCCGCTTGCGCGTGTCCGGCATTCGACTTGATCGAACCCAGCAGCGCGGTGGATCCCGCTGCGCCGTAAGTCTTGAAGAGCGCGAGCAGTTCCACCGGATCGCCCGCGAGGGTAGCGGTGCCATGGCCTTCGACCATGCCCACATCCGCCGGGTCGATCCCCGCCGCGTCGAGCGTCTTGCGAATGAGCTGTTCTTGGGCGCGTACCCGCGGCACCAGGATTGGCTTGCCCTTCCCGTTGTGGTTGGTGCGGATGGCCAGGATGCGCCCGTAGACGGGATGTCCCAGTTCCCGTGCTCGCGACTCCCGTTCGACAAGAACCACGCCCGCACCTTCGCCCCAAACGGTGCCGCTGGCGTCGTCAGCGTACGCTCGGCAGTGACCGTCCTCGGAAAGCGCGTTGAGCCGCGCGAACTCGAAAAATGCGCCGGGAGAACCCATTACGCACACCCCGCCGGCGAGTGCCCAGTCGCATTCGCCGGTCTGCACCGCAGTGGCGGCCAGGTGCAGCGCGGTCAACGAGGATGCGCAGGCCGAGTCGACACACATCGACGGACCGGTCAGGCCGAGGCTGTGCGAGATGCGGCCGGCCGCACCCAGTTGTCCCAGGCTGGCGATCCGGTGGCCGCTGTAGGCGTCGGCGGTCGCCGCGCGCGGGCCGTACTCCATCGGCGACATTCCGATGAAACAGCCACCCTCCTCGCCGTCGAGCGTGCCGGGGTTGATTCCGGAATTCTCCAGCGCCTTCCACGCCACCCGCATCGCCACCCGCTGCTGGGGATGCATCACCAGTGCCTCGCGGTAGGTGATGCCGAACAGCGACGGGTCGAACATCGCTGCGCCGTCGAGGAATCCGCCGGCGTCGCACACCCGGCCCCAGCCGTCGAGCCGGGACACCGACAGCAGCTGATCGAGCGGCCAGCCACGGTCCCGCGGGAACGGAGTGATCAGCTCTCGCGATTCGGCCAGCGCCGACCACAACGCAGCGGGAGTGTCGACTCCGCCGGGCGCCTCGACCGCCATCCCGGAAATGACGACAGGGTCGTCGGTGGTCACGCGCTCTGCTCGCAATACCCGGGCGCCGCCAACAACTTCGCCACCGCGTCGAGGTGATCGGCGAGATAGAAGTGCCCGCCGTCGAACACGGTGACGGTCGCGGTGTCGGTGTGCTTGCCCCACCCGTAGAGATCGCCCAGCGTGACATAGGGGTCCTGATCGCCGCCCATCGCCTGAATCGGCGCGGCCACCTTGACGTCTGCGGCGCAGTCGTAGGCATCGAAGGCTTGGTAATCCGCCTTGATCACCGGCAGCGCCAGCCTCATCAGCTCGCGGTTGGCGAACACGTCCGTCTCGGTGCCCTCGAGCGTCGCGAGGTGGTTGAGGATGGCCTCGTCGTCGGTGGGGTGCGGTGGCTTGGCCGCGACGTGGCTGGGCGCCACCGCGGCGGAGACGTTGAGTTGGCGCACGTCGATCCCGCTGGACTCGGCGATCCGCACGAACTCGAACGCGATCAACGCGCCCATGCTGTGACCGAAAGCGACGATGGGTACGCCGCGGTTGTGCTCCGAGCGCGAAAACTCCTCGAACGCCGCGGCCGCCATCGCCGGCAGGGAGAGCAACGGCGCTTCGCCGGCCCGGTCCTGGCGCCCCGGGTATTGAAAGACGAGGACGGTAAACGTGCTACTGAGGACTTTGGAGAAATCGCGGTAGGCCGATGCGCCGGAGCCGGCATGGGGAAAGACCAGCAGGACGGGCCGCTCGGGCGAATCGGGTTTGTGGAACTGCCTGATCCAGCCCAACGTGCGCGGCATGGGCACCACCTCTCGATCGCCTGACTCCGCGGCCCCAAAACTTAGCGAAGGCTAACATAAGCTGCGGCCCGTTAGGGCTGCTCCCGATCGCGGACCATGAGGGCCGCACGCTTGTCCGGCAGGTCTACGACCGCGAGGCGGTAAAACCCCGCCCGCTCGAGCATCCGGACCACCCGCTCGTTGGTGACGTCAGGCTCGGTGACCACCCGGGTGGCATTCGGATCGGCATCGAGCAGCCAGGTAGAGATTGCGTCCATCAGCCTCGCGGCCAGCCCGCGGCCCCGGTACCGGGCCGGACCCAGCAGCATGTGAAAGCCGACGTCATGCGCACGGGCCGGGTAGTACCGGGCCAGCGGATCAAGGTCGGCGCGATAGAGCTCCCAGTAGCTGATCGGCACCCCGTCGAGTTCACCCAGGACAGGGACGGAGTGCGCGCTGCGGTCCTGTTCGCGCAGATACGAGCCGATTCGGTCGCGAGGCCAGGGTTTCCGCCAGAACCGGGCCACCTCGGGATCGTTCATCCAGGCATGCATCAGGTCGAGGTCGCCACCCGGGTCCAGCCGGCGCAGTGAGAACTCCCCGGAAAACGTGCCATGGTCCAAGGCCAGCCGGCGGTGCTGCAGGTCCAGCGAGGCCACGCTGGCACTCTCCGCACCGGATCGGTCGACGTAGGTCACTGGCTCTCCTTCGGCTTGGTTAGCATAGCCTATGCTAAGGCGATGCTTTGGTGGCTGACGCGACTCGTGCGAACCGGACTAAGTGAGACCAGTCGATGACGGACAACGCCCAGACCGTGCAGGACCGCCGCAGGGAACTGCTGCGTAAGCGCATCGCCCAAAGCGGTGTGACGCCAGGCCATTCGAGCGAGCACGCGGTGATCCGCCCCGGCGAGCGTTACCGGCTGTCGAGCGGCCAGCGCCGGATGTGGTTTCTGCAGGCCATGGATCCATCGGACTCCACGCTGAATATCTGCGTCGCCTACCGGTTGACCGGTCCGCTGGACGAGGGCCGGCTGCGCAACGCTGTGAACGACGTCGGTGCGCGCCATGCGATTTTGCGCACCACCTATCGTGTCGACGGCGAGGGCGAGCCGTATCAGGAATTCCACGATGACGTCCAGATACCTTGGCGCACATGCGATCTCACTGGTGTATCCGACGCCGAACGGCAACTCGAGGTGCTGGCGTCCGGCGACTTCGGCAGGCCGTTTGACCTCGGCAGCGAGCTTCCGCTGCGGGTAACCGTGGTGCATACCGGCGCCGACGAATCCGTGCTGCTTCTTGTCGTGCACCACATCTGCTGGGACGACGACTGCTGGGAGTTGTTTTTCGGCGAGCTGAGCGCCGCGTACAACGGGCAGCCGAAGGGCGGCCAACCGCCACAGTATGTCGCCGTCGAGGTGCTCGAGCCCCCGGCCGAATCCACCGCGGCCGACATCGAGTACTGGCGAAAGTCCTTGCAGCCGTTGCCCGAACCGGTGGAGTTGCCCGGCCCGGCGGCGGCAAACCCGTCGCGGCGGGCCGAACGCCGGACCCGCGCAGTGCCCGCCAACCTGTTCAGCCGCGTCGAAGCCTTTGCCCGCGAGCACGCCACCTCACCGTTCACGGTGTTGCTGGCAGCGTTCGGGGTGCTGATCCGTCGCTACACGGGCGCGGCGGACTTTGTGGTCGCCGTCCCGGTCACCGAGCGCCGGGCCGCTGCGCAGAACGCCATCGGCTATTTCGGCAACACGCTGCTGCTGCGGCTGGCCGCCGAACCGCACGATTCGTTCGCGTCATTCGTCGACACCGTTCGTGAAACATGCCTGGGCGGCTTTGCCCACCAGTCCGTCGGCATCGACAGGGTTGTCAACGAGGCGCACCCGGAGCGGACATCGGGCCGCGACGGGATGGATCATCTGGTCCGGCTGGGCTTCAGCATGCGCAAGAGCGTCGGCGGATTCTCGTTGGACGGCATCGTCGTTCGGCAACTCGAGCTCGGCGCCGTCACCGCGCCGGTGCCACTCGCCATGGCGGTCGTGCTCGAGCCCGACGGCGTGTTCACCGAGATCGAGTACCAGGTCGACGTGCTGCCTGCAGAACTCGTCGACCAGATGCTGGCCCACTACCTCCATCTGCTGGACAACGCACTGCGTGCGCCGGGACACCGGGTCACCAGCCTGGACATGCTCGGCCCCGGCGAGCGTGCCGCCGTTCTGGCACAGTCTCACGGCGAACTCGTCGCCACACCGCCCACCACGCTGGGCGCCATGCTCGAATCGGTTGCGGCCGCCACGCCGGACGCGGTCGCGCTGGCTTCCGACGACGCAGAGCTGACCTATGCTCAGCTGCATCAGCGCGCGAATCGCTTGGCGCGCTGGCTGATCGGCAAAGGAATCGGCACTGAAGACGTCATCGGCCTACGGTTGGCCACCTCGATCGAGTTCATCGTCGCCGTGCTTGGCGTCCACAAGGCCGGTGCCGCCTATCTACCGATCGACCCGGCATACCCGGAAGACCGCATCGACTACCTGATCACCGACACCCGTCCGCGCATGGTCATCGGTCGACCGCAACTCGACGCCGCCGAAACCGCCGCAGCTCACTTGCCGGACGCCACCATCACCGACGCCGAGCGT includes these proteins:
- the nbtC gene encoding nocobactin polyketide synthase NbtC; the encoded protein is MPDGTVPILLSAPTPDLVREEAAALLGYATTHPQTAPDAIAAMLFRTRTARPYRALAMVADRDELLDACTAIADGRQHGSVVCNDTPATMRNVAFVFPGQGGQRPGMGRIFYESVPAYRAEVDGCVAAFCSVSGESPLDYLLTDGLPAEDTAATVQPALFAQMAGLAAMWRSFGVEPKITIGHSQGEIAAAYVSGAITLADAVQLVEIRAHAADEFITGDYAMAVLAADRDTCESELARSTGWAELSVVNSPGMTGISGERDAVQRIVDTLTERGTFARIIRVRYPAHTSMINALAEKVRAAAQRQLQNPAFRDTDIPCVGATLGGPLGTDLPVDHYWFWNLRNTVRFDKAVAAALPLGADTFVELAEHPTLQLAIEENLSGVVGDRTTMVIGTSNRNARSLRDFTRSLALLAVHDLDYRWESLGTESAGPTPLPLPDFPNTRMNEVPLWLPYDGGASESRPSATPNAEHPRPQLLAEQWIRLAQRSLIPPRAIGIVDYTGSCSQLADALGAAAGDAGATARVVDPQNHDSAADLDTYVIIVPPSPKQDDAAAATEVASFFGNRDWWPVITDRVTDCWLVTVGGEKVVAGDPPPDLVHAAASAGFRSIGAEFPRVSFRHLDLPAGPPSAESATAILAALHTKEESELALRDGGLYAKRITQGTAGDAAEANPPEHVLITGGTGNLGLEFCEHFARRGARRITLVSRSGETAAVADRLRQIRSATSTRIETPTCDVGDEAAVSRLAENHGDVPADLIIHAALAYSDIEWQNVTADKVEGALHAKVVGIWRLLHAFPRTGTCRIVLCSSAAATICGRGQIVYAAANRMLDAMAHRLRAEGLDCVSVQWGQWTVHSLDAAGLAKVTATGLLPMRPADALAVGLTGLRDNAIVAAFDLDRAQPVLAAYGYGPLISELVAPAAAGPVAAPVESGDLKQRLTSLLAGAIGVDGVEAIDAEVPMVAIGLDSLQALEFRRRVKSEFNYDLEVSDLLGGASIADVLARLGG
- a CDS encoding beta-ketoacyl [acyl carrier protein] synthase domain-containing protein, translating into MTTDDPVVISGMAVEAPGGVDTPAALWSALAESRELITPFPRDRGWPLDQLLSVSRLDGWGRVCDAGGFLDGAAMFDPSLFGITYREALVMHPQQRVAMRVAWKALENSGINPGTLDGEEGGCFIGMSPMEYGPRAATADAYSGHRIASLGQLGAAGRISHSLGLTGPSMCVDSACASSLTALHLAATAVQTGECDWALAGGVCVMGSPGAFFEFARLNALSEDGHCRAYADDASGTVWGEGAGVVLVERESRARELGHPVYGRILAIRTNHNGKGKPILVPRVRAQEQLIRKTLDAAGIDPADVGMVEGHGTATLAGDPVELLALFKTYGAAGSTALLGSIKSNAGHAQAASGILGLIKLLLAGQHGCIPPTLFSDNPTTKLDWDLVGMRLATKLHRWEPKDGVRYGAASSFGAGGANAHAIIAMPVSETSDDS
- a CDS encoding thioesterase II family protein, with amino-acid sequence MPRTLGWIRQFHKPDSPERPVLLVFPHAGSGASAYRDFSKVLSSTFTVLVFQYPGRQDRAGEAPLLSLPAMAAAAFEEFSRSEHNRGVPIVAFGHSMGALIAFEFVRIAESSGIDVRQLNVSAAVAPSHVAAKPPHPTDDEAILNHLATLEGTETDVFANRELMRLALPVIKADYQAFDAYDCAADVKVAAPIQAMGGDQDPYVTLGDLYGWGKHTDTATVTVFDGGHFYLADHLDAVAKLLAAPGYCEQSA
- a CDS encoding GNAT family N-acetyltransferase — protein: MTYVDRSGAESASVASLDLQHRRLALDHGTFSGEFSLRRLDPGGDLDLMHAWMNDPEVARFWRKPWPRDRIGSYLREQDRSAHSVPVLGELDGVPISYWELYRADLDPLARYYPARAHDVGFHMLLGPARYRGRGLAARLMDAISTWLLDADPNATRVVTEPDVTNERVVRMLERAGFYRLAVVDLPDKRAALMVRDREQP